The Mytilus trossulus isolate FHL-02 chromosome 3, PNRI_Mtr1.1.1.hap1, whole genome shotgun sequence genome contains a region encoding:
- the LOC134711677 gene encoding muscarinic acetylcholine receptor M2-like — MGVDNVTTEKWNTSKTFASVIPTLTDSHIDNFSQFSSNSFIAFTEFSTANILNVTSNFSEGFNNSHVEKSLLEIISVSIVVAILSALTIGGNLLVIIAFRIDKQLQTITNYFLLSLAVADMAIGVISMPLYTVYLLMGHWPLGTLLCDMWLSLDYVMSNASAANLLVISFDRYLSVTRPLTYRANRTGRKAVLMIVLVWVISTLLWTPWIFAWPHIEGERTVPDDDCYIQFLYTNAFVTIGTHIIAFWLPVIIMTTLYLKIYRETKKRQKRMPMLQAYKSFKEKKLACSIEEDIAYHPKYRESDGDIEGLYIPEMELPPEDRSCWQRMMCCKIDRDYEIEESSSSEPLSPVANSFPDSSQQSFKSYRSGSYKFRHISRYSFGRYSKRSDSSNLVIPLMAAETAKTLVSPDSTGTIQEENSSPCIEKALKKVAKDEANTLYTIVIDIPKSKNGNSEVHPTIRMIDDNEEISDEKIVPASPVTSKANGTHNGINFEESSFSENIDRKFKRSALTQIVGTPALGRRTRSNDANKNAQNVKIATHAAYKLEKSKRKRSEKKQDQKAAKTLSAILLAFVVTWLPYQIATIIESFCSGCVPGLFYQFSYWFCYINSTVNPMCYALCNANFRQTFLRILKCSSNKRNRKNHMVSSYSFNCGHR, encoded by the coding sequence ATGGGTGTAGATAATGTCACCACGGAGAAATGGAACACAAGTAAAACCTTTGCATCTGTTATTCCAACTTTAACTGATTCACACATCGATAATTTTTCTCAGTTTTCTAGCAATTCGTTCATAGCATTCACAGAATTTTCAACCGCCAACATTTTAAATGTTACAAGCAACTTTTCAGAGGGCTTTAATAACAGCCATGTTGAAAAGTCATTACTAgaaataatttctgtgtcgattGTTGTTGCTATATTGTCTGCGTTGACTATAGGTGGCAATTTGTTAGTTATAATTGCATTTAGGATTGACAAACAGCTTCAAACTATCACAAATTATTTCTTACTAAGTTTGGCTGTGGCTGATATGGCGATTGGCGTCATCTCAATGCCACTGTATACTGTTTACCTGTTAATGGGACATTGGCCGCTGGGTACTTTACTATGTGACATGTGGCTTTCATTGGATTATGTTATGAGCAATGCTTCCGCTGCTAATCTCTTAGTTATAAGTTTTGACCGATACTTATCTGTAACACGTCCTCTAACGTATAGAGCAAACCGAACTGGACGAAAAGCTGTTCTAATGATTGTGCTTGTGTGGGTTATTTCTACTCTCCTTTGGACACCATGGATATTTGCTTGGCCACATATCGAAGGAGAACGGACAGTACCCGATGATGACTGTTACATACAATTTTTATACACAAATGCTTTTGTAACTATAGGAACACATATCATTGCTTTTTGGTTACCAGTCATCATAAtgacaactttatatttaaaaatatatagagaaacaaaaaagagacaaaaacgcATGCCAATGCTTCAAGCTTACAAAAGTTTCAAAGAAAAGAAACTTGCATGTTCGATTGAAGAGGATATAGCCTATCACCCGAAATATCGTGAATCTGATGGAGATATAGAAGGACTGTATATTCCTGAAATGGAATTACCGCCGGAGGATAGATCATGTTGGCAAAGAATGATGTGTTGCAAAATAGATAGGGACTACGAAATTGAAGAGTCAAGTTCAAGTGAACCACTTTCTCCGGTCGCTAATTCTTTTCCAGATTCCAGTCAGCAATCATTCAAAAGCTATCGTTCCGGGTCTTATAAATTTAGACACATATCGCGATATAGTTTTGGACGATATTCTAAGCGTAGTGATTCTTCAAATCTAGTAATTCCTTTAATGGCAGCCGAGACGGCAAAAACATTAGTGTCTCCAGATTCAACTGGTACAATTCAAGAAGAAAATTCTTCGCCGTGTATAGAAAAGGCTTTGAAAAAAGTTGCTAAAGATGAGGCTAATACTTTATATACAATTGTGATTGACATTCCAAAGAGCAAAAATGGAAATTCTGAAGTTCATCCAACAATACGGATGATCGACGACAACGAAGAAATTAGCGATGAAAAAATTGTTCCAGCAAGTCCTGTAACAAGTAAAGCCAATGGAACACATAATGGAATTAATTTCGAAGAATCTTCATTTAGTGAGAACATTGACCGGAAGTTTAAGAGATCAGCTTTAACACAAATTGTTGGTACTCCCGCTCTTGGGCGGCGCACACGTTCAAATGACGCAaacaaaaatgcacaaaatgttaaaatagcTACACATGCAGCATATAAACTAGAAAAGTCAAAACGGAAACGTTCAGAAAAAAAGCAAGACCAAAAAGCAGCCAAGACTCTAAGTGCAATTTTGCTGGCGTTCGTAGTAACTTGGCTTCCTTATCAAATTGCCACAATCATCGAAAGTTTTTGCAGTGGATGTGTTCCGGGACTATTTTACCAATTTT